The Biomphalaria glabrata chromosome 13, xgBioGlab47.1, whole genome shotgun sequence sequence TCACTTAACATACAATGATGTTGACTCAACTTTCACTATTCACTTAACATACAATGATGTTGACTTAACATTCACTATTCATTTAACATACAATGATGTTGACTCAACATTCACTATTCACTTAACATACAATGATGTTGACTCAACATTCACTATTCACTTAACATACAATGATGTTGACTTAACATTCACTTAACATACAATGATAACTTCATTTTGTCCATTCTCTCCGTTTGTTTTATGCATATCGAATGTACcaacaaaaataagattattttttGAATAGCTTTTCTaaagcgcaactttcatgcttatagcacgcacagagcactatggtccaagctcttttgtggaccagtgggaggagtgggtatctgggagaaggttttccgtgctgccattaggcgttcagtaaacacaacacattccacttttaaaataatgcGAAGTACATTTTATTAGGCTTACCTTTTCTTGGCTGGTTTATTGTCTCGGCTTCttcttagtttgtgtattttgTACGACGTAGTATTGTAGAAAGGCTTTGGTCGCATTATATCCACGctgatgaaataaataattattcaaaTCATTGGCATACATGCCATTACCAAATTTtcctaattaaatataaagacGTCTTATAAATTATGAAACTTGTTTTAACATATAGGATaaccctatttttttttatcaaattttcttttttgatagCTTGATTTTGTTGATGAATGATGGCCAGTATGTTAATCCTGAATCTTTTGTTCCGTGTCATTAATCCCCagatacttttaaaacaattaaacctttttttctaTGACTTTTTTTCAGCAGACGAGAAGGAGGAGTCACCTCTTTATATGGATATCAGgaagaaagtttttttgtttgtttagaagGAAGGAAACCAGAGATTCGCTGCAATAGTAGAGCCTGACCTTTTTGATGTAATAGTTAAAAATATCACCTGAATGACAAATTCTTTATCAGCTGTTTCTAAATTATAGTCAAGTGTTTGAATATGTCCAGTATTAATACCAACAGTTCGGTCTTCATCATTTTCCTGGAGAAAAGAAGAAATACTTTGTATGAGCTACAAAGACACAGggtatttaatttaaagatttaaaaattccaCTGTCGTGTTCAAAAGACTTAAAAACCACATTACACTAAACTAAAGTATTCTAGTTCTAAGTAAGCTGCTAAAGAGAAACTATTAAAGGCTGTATAAGCTTATTGTTGGCATATCGATAACTAGGGAATCGGGAATATTATAGAGTCCAGAGGGCGGTAGAGCATTGTTTTGTTGAGTTCTATCTTGAATCGAAGAAACACATTTTCAGATGaataaaattctaatttatCCGGAACGATTCTCTTTCTGATTGCTACTACAATAAAAGCATAGGACATATAAGATAACCATATAACATGGAGAAAAAGCAACGAGTTAACAAAGGGAAAGAAAGAGCAAAGATGATCTATTCTTTTAAAGGACAAAAATTCAGCTGTATTTGCATTGTAGTCATAGTATTGATAATCTAAAAGACATTATTTCagacattaacttttttttaagaaaaaaaaaattaggacatATCTTTTCACCGTACACACTTACTTATACCTACACTTAGGCATTTGGGCGGTCAGCTGTCTCCTTAGAATTGTTTAAGAGTGTCGTCTGTAGCAAGATCGACTCTAAACATTCTCTCGCATGTCATTTCAATAAATGTATACAACTGCCAACGCAATTCTACCAGTCTTTCACCCCTCAGAATGTCCGAAATTCTTCCTTCGGTGCGATTTCTTCTTTTGTGTAATAAAGCAGTCCAGGTATTAGAAGATCCAACCCATTACAAATCTACGTGCGTTAAAGTGTCTCGAATGTCTCTCCTAAGTATTGACACACCTTTCTATCCACGTCTCGGATTCACTTTTTGACGAACGCTAGTATAGCCGATGGAATATGCGACAAACACTCCAGgagaaacatttttgtttacaaagcttctatcaactctgggtgtctggtaaaaaaaatgtgtacacgttattcccccccccccccccacacccaaactcggatcaagttgaaacttacaACTATCCATTGGCGTAGACTGAcacaatacataaattaataaaaaaaaacaaccaacaagggaaataaatccttcagtatttacaAACATGACTAAATATTTAGGATTTTCACCAGTTAGatgattgtacacgttatttttctcattctcggatcaagttgactcttcaaacaatcatttattgtaactaaaaaaacatgaatcaataaaaaaaattaatcgattagtcaatttattattggtaaatatttattatgtttGATGTGGAATAAGGGAAACTTCTAAATTATAGAAACATAAAGTTTAAAGTGCGGAGTTGTTCCCCTTAGATCAAATTGGAGCACGTCTTTCCACCCAGTAAAATGTCAGTTAATAAGAGTAAcgaaatgaccaaaaaaaaaacaacaaaaaaacaacaactaaaacaaattacgcgtaggacgtaatcatcttc is a genomic window containing:
- the LOC106050539 gene encoding uncharacterized protein LOC106050539 isoform X1, whose product is MLIFHHQISFIELVQFIEAHGIKMQAKFQGSRRTEVKNLSQFFSAVGNTLMSNLAYLFLKENDEDRTVGINTGHIQTLDYNLETADKEFVIQRGYNATKAFLQYYVVQNTQTKKKPRQ
- the LOC106050539 gene encoding uncharacterized protein LOC106050539 isoform X3 — translated: MLIFHHQISFIELVQFIEAHGIKMQENDEDRTVGINTGHIQTLDYNLETADKEFVIQRGYNATKAFLQYYVVQNTQTKKKPRQ
- the LOC106050539 gene encoding uncharacterized protein LOC106050539 isoform X2: MQAKFQGSRRTEVKNLSQFFSAVGNTLMSNLAYLFLKENDEDRTVGINTGHIQTLDYNLETADKEFVIQRGYNATKAFLQYYVVQNTQTKKKPRQ